In Microbulbifer elongatus, the DNA window GGAACTTTATGGGAAGGGGAGAGTCGGCACCGTGAAGCAAGTCAAAATTGCTGCGCCAGGAGGGGAACTTTTTCTACGTTTGCCAAACAGTTCTCAAGTAAAGCTCACGTAGATTCTTAAGAACGGAAGGAAGTCGCTGCGAGAGCAACAAAACAACCACCCGGTGCAGTATCCGGGCGGTTGTTTTTTGATCCACTTTCTACGCTGCCGGCAGGAAGTCGATCGGATACAGGATGGTGATGGTGGGTACACCTTCCTTGGGCCCGAAGTTGAACCGCTTCACGCGCGCAACAATTTTGCTGTCGAGGGTGGGCGAGTCCATATCGCTGCTCTCGACAGAGGCCAGAGATACGGTGCCGTCCGGTTCGATGGTGATTTTCAGCACCATCTTGCCCTGCAGCGCCGGGTTATTACGCAGTTCGCGGTTGTAGATCCGGTAGAGCGCCGACTTGTAACGGTCGAATACGATCTGGATCTCTTCGTCGGTACGAGATGGACCAACACCTTCGCTGAGCGGGCGCTCTTCGCCGGCGAAATCACCTTCGGTACCGATACCACTGGATACCCGCGAAAAGCTGACACCGTCCAGGGCCGTGCCCACGCCACCGGCATCGCGGCTGAGGGCTGCGGTATTGATGCCATCGGAGCCAGTCTTGGCTGCCGAAGTGATCAGTGAGCGCTGACTGCGGTTCTCCTGCTTGCCGGCAGTACTGAGCTGCGTCTGTTTGCCCAGACGATTATCCAGATCGTCTTCGATCAGATCCTGGAAATTGTCCTTGAATGCCAGCAGACCCGCGCGCTCGACTTTCTTCCGTACCTGCTTTTTCTCCACATTCGATGGCTTGGGTTCTTCCTTCGCCACTTCCTGCTTCGGTTTTTCAGGCTCTTTCTTCTTCTCTTCCGGCTTCTTCACCGTCTGCTCTGGCGGCTTGGGCTTGGGCTTTTTCTTCTCCAGTACCAGCTTGGCCAGACGCTCGGGCACTTCCACCACTTCGTTTTCATCGGGCTCCGGCAGCTGCCAGATATGCACACCGAAACCGAGGAAGAAGGCCAGAAACAAACACGCAAGCAGGCTGATGCGGAATCGACGCTCATCCTCGCCATTGGTATTCCACGGCATGGTGCCATCGCGGAAGGCGGACTGCTCCAGCTCCCGGGTGACTTCATACTCGTAATGGACATCCTCTTCCGCCTGACGAATCTCGCGGAATTCAGCATCCAGATCAAACAAATCATCACGACAGTCTTCGATCTGCTCCTGCAGCTTTTGCTTACGCTCCTGCAACAGGTTCATGTTGGCGTGATAGATGCTGACGGTTTTCTGCAGGCGATGGATCAACGCCTTGGACGCGTCCTGCTTATAGTGCTCCGCCCAGAACAGGTCACCGGCACCGGCCTCCTCCAGCTTGCCAAGACGATCTGAAATCTCGTCCAGCAGCTGATGCTTGGCTTCATCCCGGTGCAGCGCTTCCAGCTTGCCATCAACCTGGTCGCACTCCGCCTGAAGCGCCTCCAGCTGTTGGCGAACCGCTTCCTGCTTTGCGGTCAGTGCCTGTTTTTGTTGATGAAAATTATTCACAAACGCTCACTAACTCTGAGATGCTTTTTGAATCACCGCCAGGGAAATTCGTGTGTATCCGGCGTTGGTACAGCTGGACATAACCTTTTTCAGAATGCTGAACGGCACCGTACGGTCCGCAAGAATGTTCACTTCCGGCGGTTCCGCCAGTAGCGCCGCGGCCTCGGCGGTTACGTCTTCCCCTGCGGCGGCGCGCTCGGCCAGTGCGGCCTTGGCTTCTTCCAGCTCACTGTCAGCCATAGTCATGGCTTTGCCCACTTCGGCAATCATGGCCTGCTGAATCGCCTCGATGACCAGTGTCTCACTCTGGAACAACTCTTCTGTGGTCATCACGGGCTTGGCCTCGATCAACACCTCATCGTGCGTCACCATCAGGGTAACGGTCTCACGGGGCTTCGATTCCACCACCGAGTCCGGCAGGGTGATGACTTTGGGCGCCTCAATGGCTTCGTTACTGGAGCTGTTGGTCAGCAGGAAGAACACCAGGATGGTAAATACGTCCATCAGCGAGGTGAGATTCATTCCCGGCGTCTTGCGCTTGCGGCTTCGCGCCATGCGCTTCATGCGTCTACTTTCACGTTTCACGGCGCATCCCCCAGGGAAATATCGGGAAAGAGTTCCATCTTCTCAGGTGTTGCATCCGGATCCGGTGCACTACCGTCTTCCGGTACCGGCATAACCTCCGCACTGCGCACGGTGTCCATGACCCCCACAAGGTGTTCATAAGCCACATCCGGTTCCATCAACAGGGTGGAGTCGGTTTTATCCGGATAGGTCTCCTTGATTCGCAGCAGGTACTCCCGCAACTGAGCCAGATCGTAGACCTCATCCGTTGGGGGAATAACCGGCAGGCCATTCTCGTCCACCGGGACTTCACCCTCGCCCTCGGCCTGCTCGACCTCGCCCTCCTGCTGGTTCAGGTTCGGGAAACGGGCGAGGACCTTTTCGCCATCGCTGATTTCCAGCACATCTTTTCGAACCACCACCTCAAGGGATACGCCAGGGTCTTCCGATGCGCCACCGGCGCCGGTTGGCATATTCAGCTCGAGAATGGTCACTCGGGAAAACACCGCAGAAACCAGCAGGAACGGCACCAGTACCACCATCAAGTTCAGGAAGGCGGTGATGTCCAGTTCCGGCGCTTCTTTGGCTCTACTGTGACGCCTGCTTCTCATTACGCAGATTCCGGTTTGGCGCTGTTGTCGGAGCTTGCTTCAGTATCGGCGTCGTCATCGGCATCCGCTGCTTCCGCCTCTTGTGCCTGTTTGGTCTGTTCGATATCACGGTTCACCGGCTTTTCTGCCGGCGCGTCTTTCGCAGATTCACTGCGGCGACGGGTACCGGAAGACATGATATTCAGAGCCTTGACGGAAACCATTTCCAGGCTGTCGACGATCTGTCCGGTCAGGGAGTTCAGCAGCGCATGAACGATCAGCAGCGCAATACCGACCATCAGACCGAACGCGGTGGTGTTCATCGCAACAGAAATACTGGCGGAGAGCAGGTCGGCCTTTTCCGCCGGGTTGGCATTGGCTACCGCCGTAAAGGCTTCAATCAGACCCATAATGGTACCGAGCAGGCCGAGCAGCGTAGCAATATTGGAGCCAAGCGCCACATAGGGGGTGCGCTTTTCCAGCTGCGGAATGGTCTCCATGATGCTTTCTTCCATGGCGATCTCGATATCTTCACGACGCCGTACAGCGCCCTGACGCTCGAGCCCCATGGCGAGGAGACGGCCCACGCCGGTATTGTCGTCTTTGACCAGGTTGCGGGCGCGATCGAAGTCACCGGTTTTGAGCACAGGCTGCAGTTTTTCCCAGACCGCGCGGTTGGTGTGACGCTCATAAATGAGGCGAACATAGCGCTCAATGGCTACCGCGGCGCCGAGCGCGAATACCACCAGAATGGGGTACATGAATGCACCACCAGTCTGAAAAAACGCGATTACGCTGTTAAAGAAATCCATCACTTATCCTCTTGGTTTTCTTTCTCGGGTCCGCGGGTACTTCCGCTTTGCCTTCAGGTTTTTACTTTGTGTGTATTTTCAAGCCCCGCATTACTGCGACGCTCAATCCTCCGGGAGGCTAAGTTCGTAGAACTCAAGCTCCCTAGAGAAAACTTCTTTGTCCAGTGGCTGCAGACGTGGGTCCAGCAGGCTGGAATTGAGCCCGCTCTCCACTCCTACTTCGGAACTCTTCCAGGGGACAATATAAAGAGACTTGGGCGCCTCCTCATTGCCGATAATGGAAATACCGGAAAGCTCTTTCACTTCGGTATCCACTTTCTTCTCACTCTCTTCCTGGGCGACAGCGGCGAGGGAGCCCAGCAATACAGGAAATAGCAGCAGGAATTGCCGTACGCTACTCATCAATTCGCTCTCCGCTTGAGGTCGGCCACCCAGATGGCAACCTTGCGATCTTCAGGTTCATATTTCAGGTACTGCTCAAATTGTGCGAGTGCACAATTCACATCCTGAAGATAGAGGTCACACAGAATGCCGAGATTCTTGATCAGGGGCAGACTGTCCGGATGCGCCTGCAGTGCTTCACTGTAGGTTTTTCTGGCTTCATCGAAACGCCCCTGATGACGATAAAGTACACCCAGTTCACTACTGGCAACGGGATCCAGTGGAGCTGCGCGCAGTGCCTCCAGGAAGGATTCCTCTGCGTGCTTCTCGTCACCAGTTTTGAAATACGCAATTCCAAGGTTTACATAGGGTGCAGACAGGCGCTGTTCGCGTTCGACAACCGACTGCAACAGTTCAATGGCCTCAGGGTAGCGCTCGCCCTGCAGAAGCTCCACGGCCTGGGTAAAGTCCCGATTGACACCGCCGGAGACTTTTACATTCATCGGGTCCACCGGCCGACTGGAGGTTTGTGGACCACTGGCACAGGCACCGAGTAGCAGCATGGCACCACACAGCGCAGCTCCTACAACCCGGCGCATATTGCAGACAGTTTCCATCAACCCTGCCCCTCCTCAGTGGTATTTTCTGCGATGACTGCAGGCTCCGGCTTCATCGGGCTTGACGGTTCCTTTGTTTCACCGAGTTCTTCACCCACCGCTTCGTCAGCGCCCTCTGTACTCTCTTCCGCCACCTCGGGTACTGGCACGATGGTCATTACGATATTGCCGGCATCCTCGGGGCGCTCGTAGCGCGCGGGCACCAGCCCGGCCAGCTGGCCGATACTTTTCGCAACCCAGTTGTTGTAAATGCCCGCAGCCATCAGGTCGATGTTCTTTTCGTGCACGGAAATAGCGCGCTCTTCGAACGGATAGATCTGCTCTTCCAGCGCCAGCTCGTATTCTTCCAGTTCCAGTGCGCTGAGGTTGGTTGGGCGCTCAGAATCCTTCAGGGCGCGGCTGAAATGCAGATAGATTTCGCCGAGATAGTAGGTGGCCGCCGCGGTGACATCCGCCACCTGATAGTCGATCAGGTCACTGAAGGCTGCCGTGGCCGCTTTCATACGCGCGCGCTTGGTATTGAGGTTTTGCTCCAGCGGCGCCACCAGTGCGACCTCCGCAAACGAGGCGAACCTGGGCTCCGCCAGTTTCAATGCCGCATTACCGCCCAGGTAGCGCGTGCGATCGTTGCGCTCATCGCCACCGCGCAGCTCGATACGGACAATATCGTCCAGGGTGTTGAAATAGGCTTTCTGGTTACCGGTATTGAGATAGATGTCAGCAATTTTCTGACGGGTCTCCAGTGCCGGCTCCATCGGGTGCGGGAACAGCTTGACGTAGCGGTTGAGCACCGTCAGCGCTTTGTCATAACTCTTGGCAGCGCTATATAGATCGGCCGCCTGAGTCAGCGCTTCCCGACGTACATCGTCGTCTTCCGATTCGCGCTCGATACGCTCAAACTCTGCGGCCGCCAACAGGAGTTGGCCGCTCTCCTGATACACCACCGCCAGCTTTTTGGTGACCTCTTTCTGCAGTTTGTGCTCCGGGTGATTACTGCGGAAGGCCTTCAGTACTTCTGCAGCACGGGCCCAGTTTTCCAGCTGGATCAGAGACGCTGCGGCGTCGTACTCGGCGGTGGCGAGAATGGTCGCCCCCGGCGCTGCGTTGCGAATGCGCAGGAAATGCTCGGCGGCCGCCAGGTGATCGTCGGCCTTCCGGGCCTGATCGCCCTGCTGATAGATGGCACCGGCCAGGTTGTCCACCAGTGCCGCCCGATCTTCGGCATCGGTTGCCGTCAGGTTCAGCGCCGCGCGATAGCCCGCTTCCGCGTCCACGTACAGCTCGGTATCAAAGGACGCATGTGCCACCAGCAACCAGGCGGAACGCTGAATCTGCTGATCCGCCCCCGGGAATTTTTCCAGCAGAAGGCGACCGTTCTGGATGGCTTCGGGGTAGCTTTTCAGCTTATACAGATCATCCACGGCCCCCAGCAGAATCTGCGGTGCCTTGGCGTGCTGCGGGAAGGTTTCAGCAAAAGCCAGAGAGGATCGGATAATTTCCTTCTGGATCGCCACTTTATCAGCGCTGCTGGCCTCGGCGAGATCTTTGGCCAGATACTCACGGTAGGCAAATACCGCAGCATAGCCCGCCTCACTGGTGTTCTCATTGGCCGCGTGATTCGGGTAGTGATAGGCGGTGCGCTCATACTCGCGGGCGGCGTTCAGGAAGTCTTTGTTTTCCAGCATCAGCCCCGCCAGCTGATAGTTGATTTCCGGCGCTTTGGCTTTATCGGCAAATGACGTGAGGTAGCGACGGTACCAGTGAATCGCCTCCACATAGTTTTCGCCGCGTTTTTTGGCGAACTCTTTATCCTTCGGCTTCACGTTCTGGTACGCCGCGTGATAGTGGCTGGCGAGATCAATCAGATTCGTCTGCAGGAATTCCACTACCGTGGCGTATTCCGCAATTTCAAACACAGTCCAGTATTCGGCATCCAGAGCATAGGTATTGGCAAAGGCCTTCTTGGCCTCCAGCACCAGCCGGGGGAAGCCACCCTTCTGGTAAATTTCGATCACGCGAATGGAAAAGTCTGGCGCCACTTTGTGCAACGGATTGCGCTCCACAAAGGTGTCATAGGATTTGGCGGCATCCTGGTAACGACGCTTATCCAGGTAGTATTCACCCAGGTGGCTGTACACGTAGGATTCATACCCTCGCGCGCCCTTGCGGGTAAAGTAGTCCACAATGGAGTCGGCACCACCCTGATAGGAGAAACTCAAACTGACGACGCGGAAGGTATCCTCGACGTGCTTGCGCTCCGTCTCATTGGTCTGCTGCTCGAAGTCATAGCCCTGCGCCACTTTGTAATCCAGCATGCGGACGAAATCGTCCAGCGCCATTTCATACATATCCTGCTTGAACAGCGCCCAGCCGCGCTTGTACAGCGCCAGCTCATAAAAACTGGAAACTTCTCCCATGGCAATCACCCGGCCATAGGACTCTTCCGCGTCGAGAAACTTCTTGCGGGTAAAGTAGTATTCACCGAGTCGGAAGTAGGCTTCATCCAGATGGCGTGACGCCGGGTATTTGGCAACCAGCTGCCGCAGTACCGCCACCGCTTCATCCACCTCACCGGTTTCTTCATATGCGCGGGACAGCTGGTACATAACCTGGTCATTGCGCTCATATTGCGGGTACTGCACCAGCAGTTTCTTATACAGTGCAATAGCCTCTCGCGCATTGGCCGCCAGCAGGGCATCCGGGTCGTCGCCGGGCACGGAAACTTCCGCTTCACTGGCAACGCCGCTGATATCCATTGCACCACTGGCACGGGCTTCGAAATCGGACTGACTTTCTCCGCTACTGGCGGTGCCACTATCCAAAGCAGCTGGTGTACCCTCGGCAGATGCCTGAACCCCGGCCACCTGTGGCGCATCCAGCGCACCCATGGCCGCAGTGGTCTTTTTACGGGCACTCAGGTTGGCCGAAGCGATTTCCTCGGCCGACAGGATTCGAGTCTCGGTACTGCTCGGCAGAATACCCTCTTCCGCTCGGTGGGCCTGCTTGATCTTCAGGTCGGCTATACGGCGGATGGCTTCCGGGGTCAGCGCCGTCTCCGGGGTTTCCTGCAGGTATTTCTGGTAACTGGCCAGCGCCTTCTCCAGGCTACCCTCGATATGGGTTTCCTGAATTTCAATATCCACACGCTGCAGGCTACCGATGGTCTTGCCACTGTGGCTGGCACAGGCGCTGAGCAGTAACGCGGCAGAGGCCGCTGTTGCCAGCCCCAGATGATTGAATACGGCCGAGAGACGCGTTTTATTCATTGTCCGCGCCCTCCCCTTTTGGTGCCGGCGCTTCCAGCTCCGGAGGGTTATCCGTAGGCAGTGGCTCGCTCCGGGAATCCGGTGCAGCCTGCTTCATCTGCTCCACCTGACGCTGATACTCTTCAACCTTGCGCGCATCCGCACGGCGCTCCTGCAATTCATTGGCCCGGTCGTAACTATCGGCCAGGGCAAAGCGCGCTTTAATCTGGTAACTCTCCAGCTGCCCACGGCGCTCTTCCAGTTCACTGATGGCCAACTGCTCCAGCATACGCCCCTGGCGCGACATCAATTGATCAATACGCTCCTGGGCCCGGTTCAGGCCTGCCCGCAGGCTGGCGATCTGATCGGTATAGCCTTCGTAACTGTGGGTCGCGGCCTGACGGGTACGCACATACCGCTGGTAGCTTTCCTGCAGCGTCGCGATGACCTCATCCAGCTCCTGCAGGTTTTTGTACGCTTTGGTGAGTCGATCATCGAACTCTCGGGACAGACGAAACTTCAGCACACCTTCCAGGCGCGCGATGCGATCTTCGGTTTCCTCGCTCTGCAGGCTGGGGTTGTAGTCGAGAATGTCGCGAATCTGCTGCAGGATCAGGCGGGATTCGGTTTCATCGCTTTTCGCGAGAAGCTCGGGGCGACGGTTCACCAGCAGGTTCTCGATCCGCATGGCGAGGCGCTGGCGCTGCTCCAGCCGCATCTTGATGCGCGCGTCAATCTGGCGGAACTGTACATCCAGCCCCGGAAGAATCGGTTCGTAGTAGCTGCGACGCAGGGCAATAATTTCGTCGAAGGCGTCGAGACTTTGCAACCAGTCTTTGTTGCGTTCGAACAGGTCGTTCAGATCCTGGTAATTGCGCAGAAACTCCTGATAGTCATTGGACGCCATCAGGTCGAGCAGGTAATGGGTTTCCGGTGCATCCGGCAGCTTGCGCAGCTCTACCACCCAGTTCTTCACCTGGCTGGCCTCCTTGCGGCGCAGCGCTTCGAGCAACTTGCCTTCGCGGATACTGTTGATGGACCGGGTAAGTACGTCCACCTGATTGCCAAACAGATCCAGAGCCTGGCCATAGTTCACCGCAGCGGTACTGTGCACTTCCAGTTTGCCGTACGCATAGGGTACGGCGAGCATGGCTTCCTGCACCGCCGCATCGGTGGATTTGCGCTGCTTCAACAATTGCCAAGGCACCAGTGCGCGGTCGTAACGGCCCGCATTGGCCTCCACCCAGCCGGCGCCGAGCAGCGCCTGATTGGAAAAGGGCCCACTCAGCTGCACGCGGTCAAAATAAGTGCGTGCGCGCTGGTACTCCTCGGCCTCCATCAGCTGGAAACCGAGCAGCAGGTTGGTTTTGTCCTGCAGAGCGCGCATGGCATCGCCACGGCCGGCCTTGCGCCCGAGACCATCCAATTCCACGACACCCCGCTCGGTTTCACCGGCCTTCAATAGCGCGATGCCGAGGTTGTACTCCACAAACCCCGCGAGGGATTTTTCGCCCTTCAGGTCTTTTAACAGCTCAACCGCCTCTTCAAAACGCCCCAATTGCATGTACACCCGGGCGCGCAGAAACTGTTCATCGGCGCGGACACGCTCCGGCACACGCCCTTCGATCAGCTCCAGGGCGTGTAGGGCATTGGCAAACTGCTGCTTGTGGTAATGAATCTTGGCCAGGCGATAGGCCGCTTCATTCTTGATAGGTTGCGGAACGTCACCCTGCAGCACCTGTTCCATCGCACGGCCGGCTTCCAGATGCATCCGGTACGAAAGCTCAAGATCCCCTACGGCAAACTCCGCCTGACCAAAATGCATGGAGAAGGGGTCGAGCTCCGGGTCATCCAGCAGGCGAAACTGCTGCAACTCGGTATCCAGCCTGGTGATCGCATCGAAATACCTGTCCTGATGCGCATTGAACAATGCTTCGCCAAAGAACAGGTCGCGAAGGTTATCAGTATGCAGTGCGCTCGGATCTTCGGGCGTTTTGGCCTGCACAGGCGCGGCGCACAGCACAGTCAGTGCTGCACCGGCAACCGCGCGGGCCAGACGGGAATTCATGCTTACCAGTCCTTGAAGTTGATGGCGGACTGGTTGCCGGCAATCTGGATCTCAACGAACTTGGGACCCACCGCTTTTTCCACGCTATAGCTGGCGGTCGCACGGTATTCCTTGCCGGATTTGGACTTTCCGAAATAGGTGACTTCGAGGGGGTGAGTCCCGGTCTGCACGTTGGCAGTATGGATACGCTGCACACCGCCGAGCTGCAGGGCTTCAATTTCACGGTAGGTATACAGGTGGTGGGCGACAACCTGATTATTGAGCTTTACTTCGACGGACTCGAGGCTGAACTCGGCACTGTCAGGCAGAGAGACAAACAGCGCCACCTGCGTATTGGAGGGAAACAGCAGTTTTTCTTCCAGACGATTGAGTTCGGAGGTGAGGCTGATCACATCCTTCTTCACATCCTGAATCTGCTCATCCAGGCCGCGAATCTCTTCACGACTGACTTCCTGCGCATTGGTCATCACCGCAAGCATCAGCAATACGGTCGCCAACAGAATTCTGCACATATCCCTTAAACCTCGAAACTGACCCGGGGACGGCATCCCGGGAAGCCCTGCCCTGATATCCGGGCTCTTTTTATAGGTCGTGATCTCTCGACCGATTTTTATCCGACTAACGTCGAATACAAGTACTTAGCGGAGCGATTGTATTGCAACCGGCAGGGGGGGATATGTGAGGCGCTTCAAAACTCGCGCAGAGAGTTAGAGAACAATTTTTTCTTAAAATTCAAAGGACAAGAGAAAAAAGCTCGATTATGTGACAGGTTTCACGGGCGCTAATGCGATGCCTCCCATGAACACCATCACATTTTTTGCGGAATTGGCGGAACCAGATCAAACTACAGGCAGAACAAAAAACAGCCAGCCAAACGAGACAAGGGCTGCAGCGGGAGCGAGTGCTCACTCTATGCATGAGTATGCGTCACCACTTTTTCAATGCGTCCTGGTCGCTGGCCCTGGCCTCTACCCAGCTGCCATCTTCCGCCCCGGCCGCGATTTCTTTTTTCCAGAAAGGCGCGCGGCTTTTCAGAAAATCCATAATAAAGGCACAGGCATCGAGAGAGGCCTGACGGTGGGCAGAGGTAGTACCGACAAACACAATTTCTTCACCGGCAGCCAGCGGGCCATAGCGGTGGACGATACGCACCCTGCCCAGGGGCCAGCGCTCGGCGGCCCGACGGGCGATGTCGGTGAGTGCCGACTCCGCCATTCCCGGATAATGCTCCAGCTCGAGTACCGCGACGGTTTTTTGTTCAACGGGTTCGAGTGCGGCGGCATCGGCCGGGGAGAAGTCCCGAACGGTGCCCACAAACATCGTTGTGGCGCCATCGCTGTAATTTTCGCTGCGCAGCAGGTTGTACTCGGCACCGGGATCGAAGCCTTCGGCCT includes these proteins:
- a CDS encoding TonB family protein, which produces MNNFHQQKQALTAKQEAVRQQLEALQAECDQVDGKLEALHRDEAKHQLLDEISDRLGKLEEAGAGDLFWAEHYKQDASKALIHRLQKTVSIYHANMNLLQERKQKLQEQIEDCRDDLFDLDAEFREIRQAEEDVHYEYEVTRELEQSAFRDGTMPWNTNGEDERRFRISLLACLFLAFFLGFGVHIWQLPEPDENEVVEVPERLAKLVLEKKKPKPKPPEQTVKKPEEKKKEPEKPKQEVAKEEPKPSNVEKKQVRKKVERAGLLAFKDNFQDLIEDDLDNRLGKQTQLSTAGKQENRSQRSLITSAAKTGSDGINTAALSRDAGGVGTALDGVSFSRVSSGIGTEGDFAGEERPLSEGVGPSRTDEEIQIVFDRYKSALYRIYNRELRNNPALQGKMVLKITIEPDGTVSLASVESSDMDSPTLDSKIVARVKRFNFGPKEGVPTITILYPIDFLPAA
- a CDS encoding tetratricopeptide repeat protein; protein product: MNSRLARAVAGAALTVLCAAPVQAKTPEDPSALHTDNLRDLFFGEALFNAHQDRYFDAITRLDTELQQFRLLDDPELDPFSMHFGQAEFAVGDLELSYRMHLEAGRAMEQVLQGDVPQPIKNEAAYRLAKIHYHKQQFANALHALELIEGRVPERVRADEQFLRARVYMQLGRFEEAVELLKDLKGEKSLAGFVEYNLGIALLKAGETERGVVELDGLGRKAGRGDAMRALQDKTNLLLGFQLMEAEEYQRARTYFDRVQLSGPFSNQALLGAGWVEANAGRYDRALVPWQLLKQRKSTDAAVQEAMLAVPYAYGKLEVHSTAAVNYGQALDLFGNQVDVLTRSINSIREGKLLEALRRKEASQVKNWVVELRKLPDAPETHYLLDLMASNDYQEFLRNYQDLNDLFERNKDWLQSLDAFDEIIALRRSYYEPILPGLDVQFRQIDARIKMRLEQRQRLAMRIENLLVNRRPELLAKSDETESRLILQQIRDILDYNPSLQSEETEDRIARLEGVLKFRLSREFDDRLTKAYKNLQELDEVIATLQESYQRYVRTRQAATHSYEGYTDQIASLRAGLNRAQERIDQLMSRQGRMLEQLAISELEERRGQLESYQIKARFALADSYDRANELQERRADARKVEEYQRQVEQMKQAAPDSRSEPLPTDNPPELEAPAPKGEGADNE
- a CDS encoding molybdenum cofactor biosynthesis protein MoaE, coding for MPLEISISVQAEGFDPGAEYNLLRSENYSDGATTMFVGTVRDFSPADAAALEPVEQKTVAVLELEHYPGMAESALTDIARRAAERWPLGRVRIVHRYGPLAAGEEIVFVGTTSAHRQASLDACAFIMDFLKSRAPFWKKEIAAGAEDGSWVEARASDQDALKKW
- a CDS encoding tetratricopeptide repeat protein, whose protein sequence is METVCNMRRVVGAALCGAMLLLGACASGPQTSSRPVDPMNVKVSGGVNRDFTQAVELLQGERYPEAIELLQSVVEREQRLSAPYVNLGIAYFKTGDEKHAEESFLEALRAAPLDPVASSELGVLYRHQGRFDEARKTYSEALQAHPDSLPLIKNLGILCDLYLQDVNCALAQFEQYLKYEPEDRKVAIWVADLKRRAN
- a CDS encoding tetratricopeptide repeat protein, with the protein product MNKTRLSAVFNHLGLATAASAALLLSACASHSGKTIGSLQRVDIEIQETHIEGSLEKALASYQKYLQETPETALTPEAIRRIADLKIKQAHRAEEGILPSSTETRILSAEEIASANLSARKKTTAAMGALDAPQVAGVQASAEGTPAALDSGTASSGESQSDFEARASGAMDISGVASEAEVSVPGDDPDALLAANAREAIALYKKLLVQYPQYERNDQVMYQLSRAYEETGEVDEAVAVLRQLVAKYPASRHLDEAYFRLGEYYFTRKKFLDAEESYGRVIAMGEVSSFYELALYKRGWALFKQDMYEMALDDFVRMLDYKVAQGYDFEQQTNETERKHVEDTFRVVSLSFSYQGGADSIVDYFTRKGARGYESYVYSHLGEYYLDKRRYQDAAKSYDTFVERNPLHKVAPDFSIRVIEIYQKGGFPRLVLEAKKAFANTYALDAEYWTVFEIAEYATVVEFLQTNLIDLASHYHAAYQNVKPKDKEFAKKRGENYVEAIHWYRRYLTSFADKAKAPEINYQLAGLMLENKDFLNAAREYERTAYHYPNHAANENTSEAGYAAVFAYREYLAKDLAEASSADKVAIQKEIIRSSLAFAETFPQHAKAPQILLGAVDDLYKLKSYPEAIQNGRLLLEKFPGADQQIQRSAWLLVAHASFDTELYVDAEAGYRAALNLTATDAEDRAALVDNLAGAIYQQGDQARKADDHLAAAEHFLRIRNAAPGATILATAEYDAAASLIQLENWARAAEVLKAFRSNHPEHKLQKEVTKKLAVVYQESGQLLLAAAEFERIERESEDDDVRREALTQAADLYSAAKSYDKALTVLNRYVKLFPHPMEPALETRQKIADIYLNTGNQKAYFNTLDDIVRIELRGGDERNDRTRYLGGNAALKLAEPRFASFAEVALVAPLEQNLNTKRARMKAATAAFSDLIDYQVADVTAAATYYLGEIYLHFSRALKDSERPTNLSALELEEYELALEEQIYPFEERAISVHEKNIDLMAAGIYNNWVAKSIGQLAGLVPARYERPEDAGNIVMTIVPVPEVAEESTEGADEAVGEELGETKEPSSPMKPEPAVIAENTTEEGQG
- a CDS encoding ExbD/TolR family protein translates to MKRESRRMKRMARSRKRKTPGMNLTSLMDVFTILVFFLLTNSSSNEAIEAPKVITLPDSVVESKPRETVTLMVTHDEVLIEAKPVMTTEELFQSETLVIEAIQQAMIAEVGKAMTMADSELEEAKAALAERAAAGEDVTAEAAALLAEPPEVNILADRTVPFSILKKVMSSCTNAGYTRISLAVIQKASQS
- a CDS encoding ExbD/TolR family protein, which translates into the protein MRSRRHSRAKEAPELDITAFLNLMVVLVPFLLVSAVFSRVTILELNMPTGAGGASEDPGVSLEVVVRKDVLEISDGEKVLARFPNLNQQEGEVEQAEGEGEVPVDENGLPVIPPTDEVYDLAQLREYLLRIKETYPDKTDSTLLMEPDVAYEHLVGVMDTVRSAEVMPVPEDGSAPDPDATPEKMELFPDISLGDAP
- a CDS encoding MotA/TolQ/ExbB proton channel family protein; this translates as MDFFNSVIAFFQTGGAFMYPILVVFALGAAVAIERYVRLIYERHTNRAVWEKLQPVLKTGDFDRARNLVKDDNTGVGRLLAMGLERQGAVRRREDIEIAMEESIMETIPQLEKRTPYVALGSNIATLLGLLGTIMGLIEAFTAVANANPAEKADLLSASISVAMNTTAFGLMVGIALLIVHALLNSLTGQIVDSLEMVSVKALNIMSSGTRRRSESAKDAPAEKPVNRDIEQTKQAQEAEAADADDDADTEASSDNSAKPESA